A genomic window from Exiguobacterium acetylicum DSM 20416 includes:
- a CDS encoding putative quinol monooxygenase, whose product MGEIVVNAVLTIKAGLADQVFPILQTVYHASQKEEGCLRYSLHQSIEDEHQFMLYEVYRDEEALEAHIASDHYKAYREQIELYLMDRQVTKYVEMTF is encoded by the coding sequence ATGGGAGAAATCGTCGTCAACGCTGTACTTACAATCAAAGCAGGACTTGCGGATCAAGTCTTCCCGATTCTACAAACGGTCTATCATGCCTCACAAAAAGAAGAAGGATGCTTACGTTATTCCTTACATCAATCGATCGAGGATGAGCATCAATTCATGCTGTATGAAGTGTATCGTGATGAAGAGGCACTTGAAGCGCATATCGCATCCGATCACTATAAAGCCTACCGTGAACAGATCGAGTTATACTTGATGGATCGACAAGTAACGAAATACGTCGAGATGACATTTTAA